One window of the Pseudarthrobacter sp. ATCC 49987 genome contains the following:
- a CDS encoding ATP-binding protein codes for MVHRIPLRFQLVALQLGIVLAVLTAVGAVTIRMQEQQLRDAYKGRLIGVAESVARLPSVVNAFGTPQPAQTIQPIAEVIRQASNVTYVVVTDRHGVRQSHPNPAEIGRPVSTDPSVPLSGEIYVGTQTGTLGESWRVKVPIFDNAGAVIGSASVGVLESTLAQDLYEDLPQLFGWLLGAALLGSLGAMYISKLVWRRIYKLEPEDIAALLETRDAMLHGLGEGLIAVDAEGKVALVNDEARRLLGVGEEITGRAASECLEPGVRRMLTAGSATEELVLSGERILLGKVNAATVDGREVGKVLILRDRTELHTILRDRDGALDVTQALRAQAHEFANKLHVISGLLELGEQGKAVEYLGRSHSEAAFVNRPLAAGITDHDVRALLIAKSTVCAERGVEILVDPASVCTPDGTGDVITVLGNLIDNAVDAAGYDSTIAVGLDEAPDGERTITVEDDGPGVPEPERTAVFEAGVTTKQAEGINSRGFGLALVQRVARRRAGGASVGPSVLGGACFTVILRTKEAELQNNELHTHPHH; via the coding sequence ATGGTTCACAGGATTCCCTTACGCTTCCAGCTGGTCGCGCTGCAGCTTGGCATCGTGCTGGCTGTCCTGACAGCGGTGGGAGCCGTGACCATCCGGATGCAGGAGCAGCAGCTCCGGGACGCGTACAAGGGCCGGCTGATCGGGGTGGCCGAAAGCGTCGCGCGGCTGCCCTCCGTGGTGAATGCCTTCGGGACACCGCAACCGGCCCAGACCATCCAGCCCATCGCCGAAGTCATCCGGCAGGCCTCGAATGTCACCTATGTTGTGGTGACGGACCGCCACGGCGTCCGGCAGTCCCACCCGAACCCGGCGGAAATCGGCAGGCCAGTGTCCACCGACCCTTCCGTGCCCCTCTCCGGCGAGATCTATGTCGGCACCCAGACCGGGACGCTGGGTGAATCCTGGCGGGTCAAGGTTCCCATTTTCGACAACGCCGGAGCCGTGATCGGCTCGGCCTCGGTGGGTGTGCTGGAAAGCACCCTGGCCCAGGACCTCTACGAGGACCTGCCGCAACTGTTCGGCTGGCTCCTCGGCGCCGCGCTGCTCGGATCGCTCGGGGCGATGTACATCTCAAAGCTTGTGTGGCGGCGGATCTACAAGCTGGAGCCGGAGGACATCGCGGCCCTGCTCGAGACCCGCGACGCGATGCTCCACGGGCTGGGCGAGGGACTCATCGCGGTCGACGCCGAGGGGAAGGTCGCGCTGGTCAATGACGAAGCCCGACGGCTGCTGGGCGTGGGTGAGGAAATCACCGGCCGGGCGGCCAGCGAATGCCTGGAACCCGGGGTCCGCCGGATGCTCACCGCAGGATCTGCCACGGAGGAACTGGTGCTCTCCGGGGAACGGATCCTGCTGGGCAAGGTCAATGCCGCCACCGTGGACGGCCGGGAAGTGGGCAAAGTCCTCATTCTTCGCGACCGCACCGAACTCCACACGATCCTCCGCGACCGCGACGGCGCCCTGGACGTGACGCAGGCGCTGCGGGCGCAGGCCCACGAATTCGCCAATAAGCTGCATGTGATCTCGGGTCTCCTGGAGCTCGGCGAACAGGGCAAGGCCGTGGAATACCTGGGCCGGAGCCACAGCGAGGCCGCGTTCGTCAACCGCCCGCTGGCTGCAGGAATCACCGATCACGACGTCCGGGCCCTGCTGATTGCCAAATCGACGGTCTGCGCCGAGCGCGGCGTCGAGATCCTGGTGGACCCGGCCTCGGTGTGCACGCCGGACGGGACAGGCGATGTCATCACGGTCCTGGGGAACCTGATCGACAACGCGGTGGATGCCGCGGGCTACGACAGCACCATCGCCGTCGGGCTGGATGAGGCTCCCGACGGCGAACGCACCATCACGGTCGAGGACGACGGCCCCGGCGTCCCCGAACCGGAACGGACCGCCGTCTTCGAGGCCGGAGTCACCACCAAACAGGCCGAGGGAATCAACAGCCGCGGCTTCGGGCTGGCCCTGGTCCAGCGCGTGGCCCGGCGCCGGGCCGGCGGGGCGTCGGTGGGGCCGTCCGTGCTGGGCGGTGCCTGCTTTACGGTAATACTGAGGACAAAAGAGGCGGAACTACAAAACAATGAGCTCCATACGCACCCTCATCATTGA